The following coding sequences lie in one Yoonia sp. G8-12 genomic window:
- a CDS encoding xanthine dehydrogenase family protein molybdopterin-binding subunit yields the protein MAALRKIARRTFLVGSVAVAGGVVFGVRSYNARLENPLTARLGTGEAALTPYVKISAHRITIITPRAEMGQGIHTTLAAMVAEELDVELSDIRTEHGPPSSAYYNGGVVEEGYPFPATDMGAVAEFARAQRDIPAVFLSYQITGGSTSTHDGYEKMRAAGAVARETLKLAASARTGLPAATLTTQAGAVILPNGQKIPYTDLAMDAAAIDPPRTPELRPKADWRILGKSQDRLDVVDKSTGAAIYASDIRLPGMRFGAVRRNPYVRGDLATFDATEALAMPGIDAVVDIGNGVVVVAETTWAAMQALDAIEYEWKNPSLPRDTEGHFDVLARAFIPENLDSRQRDDGDVEAAFEGADIIEAEYRVPYLAHATLEPMSAATWLDGDTLRIWTGTQGPTVARREAAKAAGLEEDAVELTTTLLGGGFGRRGEMDFVQIAAKVAVALPDVPILVTYPREEDMSRGPYRPASIGRFRAAVTDGQLTAVDISSTSPSIFRGITERGGSPAPIPDFVPDFTISQALWDQPYGIENYRASAYRSPDLLPASFWRSVGASQNAFFHECMMDEIAVAAGRDPVEMRLGLITDDPSRRVLEAVAEMSDWGVARGPDRALGVAFSLCFSAPTAQVVEVMQTPNGLKVTQAWVAVDVGVALDPRNLDAQLISGVNFGLGAAIGEKITVTDGMVDQSNYHDYPPMRMYQSPIIHTLILENAPHIRGIGEPGTPAAAPALANAVFALTGQRIRTLPLGDSIPFI from the coding sequence ATGGCAGCGCTTCGAAAAATTGCACGGCGGACGTTTCTGGTGGGATCGGTCGCTGTCGCGGGTGGCGTCGTTTTTGGGGTGCGGTCCTACAACGCGCGTCTTGAAAACCCATTGACTGCGCGTCTTGGGACAGGCGAGGCGGCTTTGACGCCATATGTCAAAATTTCAGCCCATCGCATCACAATCATCACGCCGCGTGCTGAGATGGGCCAAGGCATCCATACAACGCTTGCCGCGATGGTCGCCGAAGAACTGGATGTTGAATTAAGCGATATTCGCACCGAACACGGCCCCCCTTCATCGGCGTATTACAATGGCGGTGTGGTCGAGGAAGGCTACCCCTTTCCCGCAACGGATATGGGGGCGGTCGCCGAATTTGCGCGCGCGCAGCGGGACATTCCGGCGGTCTTTCTAAGCTATCAGATTACCGGTGGATCGACCTCGACCCATGACGGCTATGAAAAAATGCGCGCGGCGGGGGCCGTCGCACGGGAGACTTTGAAACTGGCCGCATCTGCGCGGACCGGATTGCCTGCCGCGACTTTGACGACACAGGCGGGGGCGGTGATTTTGCCCAATGGCCAGAAAATCCCCTACACGGACCTTGCCATGGATGCCGCCGCGATTGACCCGCCCCGGACGCCAGAGCTGCGACCAAAGGCTGACTGGCGCATCCTTGGCAAATCGCAAGACAGGCTGGATGTGGTCGACAAATCGACAGGTGCAGCAATCTACGCCAGCGATATTCGGCTACCGGGGATGCGGTTCGGTGCCGTGCGGCGAAATCCGTATGTTCGGGGTGATCTCGCCACCTTTGATGCGACAGAGGCCTTGGCCATGCCCGGCATTGATGCGGTCGTTGATATCGGCAATGGCGTTGTGGTCGTGGCAGAGACGACTTGGGCCGCAATGCAAGCCTTGGATGCAATTGAATATGAGTGGAAAAACCCCAGCCTGCCGCGCGACACGGAAGGTCATTTCGACGTTCTGGCGCGGGCGTTCATACCCGAGAACCTCGACTCGCGTCAGCGCGATGATGGCGATGTGGAGGCGGCATTTGAGGGCGCAGATATCATAGAGGCTGAATACCGCGTTCCCTATCTGGCCCATGCCACACTTGAACCTATGAGTGCTGCAACCTGGCTGGATGGTGACACCCTGCGTATCTGGACAGGCACGCAAGGCCCGACCGTCGCCCGGCGCGAGGCTGCAAAGGCCGCCGGTCTTGAAGAAGACGCTGTTGAACTGACCACAACGCTGCTTGGTGGCGGTTTCGGGCGGCGCGGCGAGATGGATTTCGTGCAGATCGCGGCAAAAGTTGCTGTGGCGTTGCCCGACGTGCCCATCTTGGTCACCTATCCCCGCGAAGAGGACATGTCGCGCGGCCCCTACCGTCCGGCCAGCATCGGGCGGTTCAGGGCCGCCGTGACCGATGGTCAGTTGACAGCAGTTGATATCTCCTCAACCTCACCCAGTATCTTCAGAGGCATCACAGAGCGTGGCGGATCGCCCGCGCCGATCCCTGACTTCGTGCCAGATTTCACCATCTCTCAGGCGCTCTGGGACCAGCCCTATGGCATCGAAAACTATCGTGCGAGCGCTTACCGCAGCCCCGATCTGTTGCCTGCCAGCTTCTGGCGCTCTGTCGGGGCTTCCCAGAACGCATTTTTCCATGAATGCATGATGGATGAAATCGCCGTCGCAGCAGGGCGTGATCCGGTGGAAATGCGCCTTGGGCTAATCACCGATGACCCTAGCCGCAGGGTGCTGGAAGCCGTCGCCGAAATGTCGGATTGGGGTGTTGCGCGCGGGCCAGACCGCGCCCTTGGTGTGGCGTTTTCACTTTGCTTTAGTGCGCCGACCGCGCAGGTCGTGGAGGTGATGCAGACCCCGAACGGTCTGAAGGTGACGCAAGCGTGGGTCGCCGTGGATGTCGGTGTTGCGCTTGATCCACGCAACCTTGATGCGCAGCTGATTTCCGGCGTGAACTTCGGCCTTGGCGCGGCCATCGGGGAAAAGATCACCGTGACGGACGGCATGGTCGATCAAAGCAACTATCACGATTATCCGCCGATGCGGATGTACCAGTCGCCGATCATCCATACCCTCATTCTGGAAAACGCACCCCACATTCGCGGAATCGGAGAGCCGGGAACACCCGCAGCAGCGCCGGCCCTCGCGAATGCCGTATTCGCGTTGACCGGCCAGCGCATCCGGACGCTGCCCTTGGGCGACAGCATCCCATTCATCTAG
- a CDS encoding MAPEG family protein, with protein sequence MTIEAVSILIYTMLLFGVVVTQATYAGITAGNAFGFSNREGPQPGLGPFGRRVDRTLANLKEGAIIYLPLAVMAVALEVSNIWTVVAAVSTIISRTLYVPIFFAGIPVLRTVIWAPSFVAVPVMVWGILVGPGS encoded by the coding sequence ATGACAATCGAAGCCGTGAGTATCCTGATATATACCATGTTGTTGTTTGGCGTTGTTGTCACACAAGCCACCTATGCCGGGATCACTGCCGGGAATGCCTTTGGCTTTTCAAATCGTGAGGGCCCGCAGCCCGGGTTGGGACCGTTTGGCAGGCGGGTCGACCGGACGCTCGCCAACCTCAAGGAAGGCGCAATCATCTATCTTCCGCTTGCGGTGATGGCTGTCGCACTTGAGGTGTCCAACATCTGGACGGTTGTCGCGGCAGTCAGCACAATCATCTCGCGAACGCTTTATGTCCCGATCTTCTTCGCAGGTATCCCCGTCCTGCGCACAGTAATCTGGGCACCAAGTTTTGTTGCCGTCCCAGTCATGGTCTGGGGCATCTTGGTTGGACCGGGCAGTTAA
- a CDS encoding alpha/beta fold hydrolase — protein sequence MKLEFCTIDGLRIRYAAARKPGKSQVILTSPQPMSILTYEAWWDRLAEQFDVVAVDLPNHGGSDAARHVTTVSQHAQFLGKILDQFELSDPHFIGPDIGTPVALRFMADTPDRLKSATLGDAGCVGLVEGSWLFRQLVYSRAMRFATLSAGGALGGRIYCAVANAIGYRLSRPTPAAKADYLAGSTTFAKLRGQVDFLGSYPNETPSLQTDVLKIKTPIQVLHGEFDTFVSVFNSRRLDDLLSNSRFAIIQGAAHYAWEDASEDYLARVLTFIAEVEASDEDAVQ from the coding sequence ATGAAGCTTGAATTCTGCACAATCGACGGCCTCCGGATCAGGTACGCCGCCGCTCGCAAGCCGGGCAAGTCACAGGTCATCCTGACCTCGCCGCAACCGATGAGTATTCTGACTTATGAGGCATGGTGGGATCGCCTCGCCGAACAGTTCGATGTGGTCGCGGTGGACCTGCCTAACCATGGCGGCTCGGACGCAGCACGCCATGTCACGACCGTCAGCCAGCATGCACAATTCCTTGGCAAGATTCTGGATCAATTCGAGCTTTCCGACCCGCATTTTATCGGGCCGGATATCGGAACACCCGTAGCCCTCCGGTTTATGGCCGACACGCCTGATCGTCTGAAATCTGCCACGCTGGGCGATGCCGGATGCGTCGGCTTGGTTGAAGGATCATGGCTGTTCAGGCAACTGGTCTACTCACGGGCAATGCGTTTCGCCACGCTTTCCGCGGGCGGTGCTCTCGGCGGTCGCATTTATTGCGCCGTTGCAAATGCGATCGGGTATCGGCTTAGTCGACCAACCCCCGCCGCCAAGGCAGACTACCTGGCGGGGTCTACAACATTTGCAAAGCTCAGGGGGCAGGTTGATTTCTTGGGGAGCTACCCAAACGAAACACCGTCACTTCAAACGGATGTACTCAAAATCAAAACCCCGATACAGGTTCTGCACGGTGAATTTGATACATTCGTATCGGTGTTCAATTCGAGGCGGCTGGACGACCTGCTGTCCAACAGCCGTTTCGCCATCATACAAGGCGCCGCCCACTACGCATGGGAAGATGCGTCTGAAGATTATCTCGCACGGGTCCTGACCTTCATAGCCGAAGTCGAAGCCAGTGATGAGGATGCGGTTCAATGA
- a CDS encoding DUF924 family protein → MTIWFQRGRALDGFCQPFAPVVRELKADPPSLTGKGWDSLEGKVAKVFLADQLSRSCFRGSAEAFSYDPIARDLMRALMAPHMIEDTLTLPAAYLYLLPWALAHSEDVADLDLACDFVDLAIETYPSFRLFAERNKPAIDQHRQVLQKFGRYPQRNAEFSRKSTAAEKAWLDDKESLPIWAGGKGSFNRLIK, encoded by the coding sequence ATGACGATCTGGTTTCAACGCGGTCGGGCGCTTGATGGGTTTTGCCAGCCCTTTGCTCCGGTGGTACGCGAACTGAAGGCCGATCCCCCGAGTTTGACCGGCAAAGGCTGGGACAGCCTCGAAGGCAAAGTGGCCAAGGTGTTTCTGGCCGATCAATTGTCACGATCCTGTTTTCGTGGCAGCGCAGAGGCTTTCTCATACGATCCGATTGCCCGCGACCTGATGCGCGCATTGATGGCCCCGCATATGATCGAAGATACGCTCACTCTCCCGGCGGCCTATCTCTATCTGTTGCCTTGGGCCCTCGCACATTCCGAAGATGTCGCGGATCTGGACCTTGCCTGCGACTTTGTCGATCTGGCCATCGAAACCTATCCGAGTTTCCGATTGTTTGCCGAGCGCAACAAACCGGCCATCGACCAGCACCGACAGGTGCTGCAAAAGTTCGGCCGATACCCACAGCGAAACGCCGAATTCAGCCGCAAGAGTACGGCCGCTGAAAAAGCATGGCTCGACGACAAGGAAAGTCTGCCCATCTGGGCTGGCGGCAAGGGGTCCTTCAACCGGCTGATAAAGTAG
- a CDS encoding cupin domain-containing protein — MSQLKTILAGLGLAAVTSLPVAAQDRFPDQMVRTPAENIPWQPLFPGVEAFALYGGLDQGVATAFIARTDPGQSMALPHTHSDGYWGFILAGNHQHWEMSEPDQGPILTAGSSWYQPADVPHADLCVGPEHCITLVVFEERADFIPVQ; from the coding sequence ATGTCTCAACTCAAAACGATCCTTGCCGGTCTTGGCCTCGCGGCGGTGACATCCCTTCCTGTTGCTGCTCAGGACCGCTTTCCCGATCAGATGGTCCGTACACCTGCCGAGAATATTCCCTGGCAACCCTTGTTCCCGGGGGTCGAGGCCTTCGCGCTCTACGGTGGTCTGGATCAGGGCGTGGCGACGGCGTTCATCGCCCGAACCGACCCCGGTCAGTCCATGGCACTCCCGCACACCCACTCTGATGGGTATTGGGGTTTCATCCTGGCGGGCAATCATCAGCATTGGGAAATGTCGGAACCCGATCAGGGGCCGATCCTCACGGCGGGATCAAGCTGGTATCAGCCCGCCGATGTGCCCCATGCGGACCTGTGCGTCGGGCCGGAGCATTGCATCACGCTTGTGGTCTTCGAAGAGCGCGCCGACTTCATTCCGGTTCAGTAA